One region of Mucilaginibacter gotjawali genomic DNA includes:
- a CDS encoding DUF1543 domain-containing protein codes for MPSSAELKLFMVLLGSKSPARNVEQHDYFFGIGQVLNDLVPQMRAFWPGTGNSLHVDGWREVTRVSGFRVEVVLKERDDFLALNRLFFINLGGYQADKLEEQHYTVLSVHSDRAQAARHAKQTLFYKTNTLKGAGSHIDEKYGIDVDDIYHIEEILPPGEKEKYRVLLTPAEDVATDKIHLGYLKLDKIK; via the coding sequence ATGCCATCCTCAGCTGAACTAAAATTATTTATGGTGCTGCTGGGCTCAAAATCCCCCGCGCGCAATGTGGAACAGCATGATTATTTTTTTGGTATCGGCCAGGTGCTGAATGACCTGGTGCCGCAGATGCGCGCTTTCTGGCCCGGGACCGGCAATAGCCTCCATGTTGATGGCTGGCGCGAAGTAACCCGGGTAAGTGGCTTTAGGGTGGAAGTTGTATTGAAGGAGCGGGATGACTTTTTAGCTTTAAACCGGCTGTTTTTTATAAACCTGGGCGGTTACCAGGCCGATAAGCTGGAGGAACAGCATTATACCGTACTATCCGTACACAGCGACCGAGCGCAGGCAGCGCGGCACGCAAAGCAAACCTTGTTCTATAAAACCAATACCCTAAAAGGAGCCGGTTCGCATATCGACGAAAAATATGGCATTGATGTGGATGATATCTATCATATCGAAGAGATCCTGCCGCCCGGCGAAAAGGAAAAGTACCGGGTATTGCTAACGCCTGCTGAAGATGTGGCAACCGACAAAATCCATTTAGGTTATTTAAAACTGGATAAGATCAAATGA